In Calonectris borealis chromosome 29, bCalBor7.hap1.2, whole genome shotgun sequence, one genomic interval encodes:
- the VPS72 gene encoding vacuolar protein sorting-associated protein 72 homolog, with amino-acid sequence MSLAEGRAPRRTAGNRLSGLLEAEEEDEFYQTTYGGFTEESGDDEYRGDQSDSDDEVDSDFDIDEGEEPASDQDESEPKRRRRVVTKAYREPLKSLRPKKSDVPTGSSQKPREVKSVPLELQDDVGDSRKHMRQSTTEHTRQTFLRIQERQVQSKRKKGGPNYDRPLTQEELLEEAKITEEINLRSLENYERLEADKKKQVQKKRKCVGPVIRYWSVTMPLVPEPGKEENVDVEGLDQDPQQAEAAPAPAPASAGKCSRTFISFSDDETFERFFPKAKPPRLPVREICPVTHKPAVYRDPITDIPYSNIRAFKIIREAYKKYITAHGLPSAAASAALGPAAPPGPDPNVRPTRQKIIIKQSVPPT; translated from the exons ATGAGCCTGGCGGAGGGCCGCGCCCCGCGGCGCACGGCCGGTAACCGGCTCTCGGGGCTGCTGGAggccgaggaggaggatgagTTCTACCAGACCACCTACGGCGGCTTCACCGAG GAGTCGGGCGATGACGAGTACAGGGGCGACCAGTCGGACAGCGACGACGAGGTGGACTCGGACTTCGACATCGACGAGGGCGAGGAACCCGCCAGCGACCAGGACGAGAGCGAGCCCAAGCGCCGCCGCCGTGTCGTCACCAAGGCCTACCGG GAGCCCCTCAAGAGCCTTCGCCCCAAGAAGTCGGACGTCCCCACCGGCAGCTCCCAGAAGCCACGAGAGGTGAAATCCGTCCCCTTGGAGCTCCAGGATGACGTGGGAGACA GTCGGAAGCACATGCGGCAGTCGACGACGGAGCACACGCGCCAAACCTTCCTGCGCATCCAGGAGCGGCAGGTCCAGTCCAAGCGTAAGAAGGGCGGCCCCAACTACGACCGGCCTCTGacgcaggaggagctgctggaggaggccaagATCACGGAGGAGATCAACCTCCGCTCCCTGG AGAACTACGAGCGCCTGGAAGCCGACAAGAAGAAGCAGGTCCAGAAGAAGCGGAAGTGCGTGGGGCCCGTTATCCGGTACTGGTCCGTCACCATGCCCCTCGTCCCGGAGCCGGGCAAGGAGGAGAACGTGGACGTGGAGGG GCTGGACCAAGACCCGCAGCAGGCCGAAGCAGCTCCAGCCCCGGCTCCGGCTTCCGCCGGGAAGTGCTCCCGCACCTTCATCTCCTTCAGCGACGACGAAACCTTCGAGCGCTTCTTCCCCAAAGCGAAACCGCCGCGGCTGCCGGTGCGGGAGATCTGCCCCGTCACCCACAAACCGGCCGTTTACCGCGACCCCATCACCGACATCCCCTACTCCAACATCCGCGCCTTCAAAATCATCCGGGAGGCCTACAAGAAATACATCACGGCGCACGGGctgcccagcgccgccgcctccgccgccctggggcccgccgccccccccggccccgaccccaACGTCCGTCCCACCCGCCAGAAGATCATCATCAAGCAGAGCGTCCCCCCCACCTGA